A single region of the Drosophila takahashii strain IR98-3 E-12201 chromosome 2R, DtakHiC1v2, whole genome shotgun sequence genome encodes:
- the mim gene encoding uncharacterized protein mim isoform X12 yields the protein MDLSLERDSSALGSLFQQIINDMKNTSPLWEDFVAKAGKLHTCLRAAIQAIAAYLDAFQKIADAATNSRGASKEIGTALTRVCLRHKAVETRLKTFTSAIMDCLVQPLQDKIEDWKRTVATIDKDHAKEYKRCRSELKKRSSDTLRLQKKARKGQTDGLQSLMDSHMQDVTLRRAELEDVEKKSLRAAMVEERLRYCSFVHMLQPVVHEECEVMSELGHLQEAMQSIALVTKEPSVLPQASEELIHDAKASINLYPESPGGGSGSQGGGCSNSLGSRKSSVCSISSMNSSGSSNSPGHHHYPRSLSQFVTPAIRLKPGESSDSGFCSSPALTTQASNATNQTANVSTWPPHSQDVVDTLPPTADRPHTISTAYEKGHQRPPLTVYTFQNPETIHESGSCLNNGSAAPNGQPASGQATPATQKSPAASLSRPPLPVRCSSLERPLSAQSNHRQGSGSNLLQRQCPSPIPAHITKELSAAHHAQQQQQQNQQPQTPPTYVNMSELATMAALKLTNQQQQPQQKPSPPPLQQQSSIDSIGSQHSNDSSGSHQLLQQQQHHQPLNHHSATATRSHSISSTASSLHSHPSIDSTVACGSLVGQPNHSTSTNTNTTSPSSGSSTPQNHYSPLLTNSPTSTAAGTPSGSSLGGPGSSLGFVYQVSSPTPPSSEVLKITEQAAAGQDQGTVAEETDERSRASVLQKASMFEKAAAAAAVSPPAPNQVAPAVASPAAGGRRSEAEQQEMDKSFEDSIQALNNLIGELDSFQREIDEGKGGKPMSNSSSNNNQTTTSSSNSNSSSDNNNLPTSNIEPCAISNQTNSSGCGTDISDTTSDELAGDEMDARRRNRDRDMLGASDSELSRCYVSETSSLTGGLTAGGYENPTFAHFVANAASRDDAISLASDSVCLGQPRHAYVDTCSDSGSAVVVIYDHQIPNTPDIEFVKQNSEIVVLRTKDPQPQTLQLHEMRELQHLPANLAASPDSSPDSNGGGQAPATATVAPAKQRLSSFRATSEQQLQLLGRGSPQRGKATTEQSAQDQHFPQQQQDISQTVDPTRRQLPPKPTSLSIFNGPAPSVGDRPLVPRKSDFKADLDAKIRRQKQKVKQQLQQQQQSPQQQQAAQEPQHSPQSPQTRN from the exons ATGGATCTAAGTCTGGAACGCGATAGCTCCGCGCTGGGTAGTCTCTTCCAGCAGATTATCAATGACATGAAG AATACTTCGCCACTGTGGGAGGATTTTGTGGCTAAAGCCGGAAAACTGCACACATGCTTGAG GGCCGCCATCCAGGCGATCGCCGCCTATTTGGATGCCTTCCAAAAGATAGCCGATGCGGCGACCAATTCAAGAG GAGCCTCCAAGGAGATCGGCACCGCCCTGACCCGCGTCTGCCTGCGCCACAAGGCGGTGGAGACGCGCCTGAAGACCTTCACCAGCGCCATCATGGATTGCCTGGTGCAGCCGCTGCAGGACAAGATCGAGGACTGGAAGCGCACGGTGGCCACCATCGACAAGGACCATGCCAAAGAATACAAGCGGTGTCGCAGCGAGCTGAAGAAGCGTTCCAGCGACACGCTGCGCCTGCAGAAGAAGGCTCGCAAGGGTCAGACGGACGGGCTGCAGTCGCTAATGGACTCCCACATGCAGGACGTGACCCTGCGCCGCGCCGAGCTGGAGGACGTGGAGAAGAAGTCCCTGAGGGCGGCCATGGTGGAGGAGCGGCTGCGCTACTGCAGCTTCGTTCACATGCTCCAGCCGGTGGTGCACGAGGAGTGCGAGGTCATGTCGGAGTTGGGTCATCTTCAG GAGGCCATGCAGTCGATTGCCCTGGTAACCAAGGAGCCCAGTGTCCTGCCCCAGGCCTCCGAGGAGCTCATCCACGACGCCAAGGCCAGCATTAATCTGTATCCGGAGTCCCCGGGCGGCGGTTCCGGCTCGCAGGGCGGTGGCTGCTCCAATTCGCTGGGTTCGCGAAAGAGCTCCGTCTGCTCCATCAGCAGCATGAACAGCAGTGGCTCCAGCAACTCGCCGGGTCACCATCACTATCCTCGCTCTCTGTCGCAG TTTGTAACGCCCGCAATTCGCTTGAAACCTGGTGAATCCAGTGATAGTGGCTTTTGCTCATCGCCAGCTCTAACAACACAG GCTTCGAATGCAACGAATCAGACGGCAAATGTCTCCACCTGGCCCCCACATTCCCAGGACGTTGTGGACACCCTGCCACCGACCGCCGACCGTCCGCACACTATCTCGACGGCCTACGAGAAGGGTCACCAGCGTCCGCCGCTGACCGTCTACACGTTCCAGAACCCGGAGACCATTCACGAGTCGGGAAGCTGCCTCAACAACGGATCCGCTGCCCCGAATGGTCAGCCCGCCTCGGGACAGGCCACGCCGGCCACCCAGAAGTCTCCGGCTGCCTCACTAAGTCGGCCCCCTTTGCCAGTT CGCTGTTCTTCGCTGGAGCGACCGCTCTCGGCCCAGAGTAACCACCGCCAGGGAAGCGGGAGCAACCTGCTGCAGCGCCAGTGCCCCTCACCGATTCCGGCTCATATCACGAAAG AGCTGTCCGCAGCGCACCatgcacagcagcagcagcagcaaaaccaGCAGCCCCAGACGCCGCCCACCTATGTGAACATGTCCGAGTTGGCCACCATGGCGGCCTTGAAGCTGAccaaccagcagcagcagccgcagcagaaGCCCTCGCCACCGCCTCTGCAACAGCAGAGCTCCATTGACTCCATAGGATCGCAGCATTCCAACGACTCCTCCGGCTCCCATCAgctcctccagcagcagcagcatcatcagCCGCTGAATCATCACTCAGCCACCGCCACACGCTCCCATTCCATATCCTCGACGGCCTCGTCACTGCACTCGCATCCGTCGATCGACTCCACCGTCGCTTGCGGCTCGCTGGTGGGCCAGCCCAACCACAGCACCAGCACCAACACGAACACCACCTCGCCGTCCAGTGGCAGCTCGACGCCACAGAATCATTACTCGCCCCTGCTAACCAACTCCCCCACGTCCACAGCGGCAGGTACTCCCAGCGGCAGCAGTCTAGGTGGTCCTGGATCATCGCTGGGATTCGTTTACCAGGTCAGCTCACCGACGCCGCCTTCTAGTGAGGTGCTGAAGATCACCGAGCAGGCGGCAGCTGGACAGGATCAGGGAACGGTAGCAGAGGAGACGGATGAGCGGTCGCGAGCCTCCGTTCTGCAGAAGGCCTCGATGTTTGAGaaggcggcagcagcggcagcggtcTCGCCACCGGCTCCCAATCAGGTGGCTCCGGCAGTAGCTTCTCCAGCTGCCGGAGGACGACGATCCGAGGCGGAGCAACAGGAAATGG ACAAGTCTTTCGAAGATTCAATACAAGcactaaataatttaattggcgAACTAGACTCGTTCCAACGCGAGATCGATGAGGGCAAGGGCGGCAAGCCGatgagcaacagcagcagcaataacaACCAAACGacgaccagcagcagcaacagcaacagcagcagcgacaacaacaacctgCCCACCAGCAACATCGAGCCCTGCGCCATCAGCAATCAGACAAATTCGAGCGGCTGTGGAACTGACATATCGGACACCACGTCCGACGAACTGGCCGGCGACGAGATGGACGCCAGGCGGCGGAATCGAGATCGGGACATGCTGGGCGCCAGCGATTCGGAGCTGAGTCGCTGCTATGTGAGCGAGACGAGTTCGCTGACCGGTGGCCTAACGGCCGGCGGCTACGAGAATCCCACATTCGCGCACTTTGTGGCCAATGCTGCGAGTCGGGACGATGCCATTTCGCTGGCCTCGGACAGCGTCTGCCTGGGCCAGCCACGGCATGCCTACGTGGACACATGCAGCGACAGCGGCAGTGCCGTGGTGGTGATCTACGACCATCAGATTCCCAACACGCCGGACATTGAGTTCGTCAAGCAGAATTCGGAGATTGTGGTGCTGCGCACCAAGGATCCGCAGCCCCAGACGCTGCAGCTGCACGAGATGCGCGAGCTGCAGCATTTGCCGGCCAATTTGGCCGCTTCGCCGGACTCCTCGCCGGACTCCAACGGCGGTGGCCAGGCGCCGGCGACAGCAACTGTGGCGCCCGCCAAGCAGCGACTCTCCTCGTTTCGCGCCACCAGTGAGCAGCAGCTACAGCTCCTCGGACGCGGCAGTCCGCAAAGAGGTAAAGCAACCACTGAGCAGTCGGCACAGGACCAGCATTtcccacagcagcagcaggatatTAGCCAGACAGTAGATCCCACGAGGCGCCAGCTGCCGCCAAAGCCCACCAGCTTGAGCATTTTCAATGGCCCCGCGCCCAGTGTGGGCGATAGGCCGCTGGTGCCCCGAAAGTCCGACTTTAAGGCCGATCTAGATGCGAAAATACGCAGGCAAAAGCAGAAGGTTaagcagcagttgcagcagcagcaacaatcgccgcagcagcagcaagcaGCACAAGAACCGCAACACTCACCACAGTCGCCCCAAACCAGAAACT ga
- the mim gene encoding protein MTSS 2 isoform X20 has translation MDLSLERDSSALGSLFQQIINDMKNTSPLWEDFVAKAGKLHTCLRAAIQAIAAYLDAFQKIADAATNSRGASKEIGTALTRVCLRHKAVETRLKTFTSAIMDCLVQPLQDKIEDWKRTVATIDKDHAKEYKRCRSELKKRSSDTLRLQKKARKGQTDGLQSLMDSHMQDVTLRRAELEDVEKKSLRAAMVEERLRYCSFVHMLQPVVHEECEVMSELGHLQEAMQSIALVTKEPSVLPQASEELIHDAKASINLYPESPGGGSGSQGGGCSNSLGSRKSSVCSISSMNSSGSSNSPGHHHYPRSLSQFVTPAIRLKPGESSDSGFCSSPALTTQASNATNQTANVSTWPPHSQDVVDTLPPTADRPHTISTAYEKGHQRPPLTVYTFQNPETIHESGSCLNNGSAAPNGQPASGQATPATQKSPAASLSRPPLPVRCSSLERPLSAQSNHRQGSGSNLLQRQCPSPIPAHITKGGAAGGGSTRIARRSSINQAKPPPPVRRSSSVTPSPNASVGLQHQQQQEHHQLSSSSEHLPPPPAFMLDAMPQMPQVPQMPSSALKVSETVRALAAMRHQPASPVSLRRMQQQQQQQQQQQQPLLQSVHHQSPLNDDPTVYYDSYLDLHAYAQQMTSQQQRFNHHQQQQQQNLYLPPVYQAPPPADATFRTSSPAAGGGGGGGGIYAQPKLVSSMSSFRTSSPSPNGHAHPLPPTQPKTNPNLIAQLNARLSGKQQQQVEGIYGNQQAPGGESIYMRSGLSTMSQPPQQQHYDAGPAYMSRVPNGSNQTWSHFEA, from the exons ATGGATCTAAGTCTGGAACGCGATAGCTCCGCGCTGGGTAGTCTCTTCCAGCAGATTATCAATGACATGAAG AATACTTCGCCACTGTGGGAGGATTTTGTGGCTAAAGCCGGAAAACTGCACACATGCTTGAG GGCCGCCATCCAGGCGATCGCCGCCTATTTGGATGCCTTCCAAAAGATAGCCGATGCGGCGACCAATTCAAGAG GAGCCTCCAAGGAGATCGGCACCGCCCTGACCCGCGTCTGCCTGCGCCACAAGGCGGTGGAGACGCGCCTGAAGACCTTCACCAGCGCCATCATGGATTGCCTGGTGCAGCCGCTGCAGGACAAGATCGAGGACTGGAAGCGCACGGTGGCCACCATCGACAAGGACCATGCCAAAGAATACAAGCGGTGTCGCAGCGAGCTGAAGAAGCGTTCCAGCGACACGCTGCGCCTGCAGAAGAAGGCTCGCAAGGGTCAGACGGACGGGCTGCAGTCGCTAATGGACTCCCACATGCAGGACGTGACCCTGCGCCGCGCCGAGCTGGAGGACGTGGAGAAGAAGTCCCTGAGGGCGGCCATGGTGGAGGAGCGGCTGCGCTACTGCAGCTTCGTTCACATGCTCCAGCCGGTGGTGCACGAGGAGTGCGAGGTCATGTCGGAGTTGGGTCATCTTCAG GAGGCCATGCAGTCGATTGCCCTGGTAACCAAGGAGCCCAGTGTCCTGCCCCAGGCCTCCGAGGAGCTCATCCACGACGCCAAGGCCAGCATTAATCTGTATCCGGAGTCCCCGGGCGGCGGTTCCGGCTCGCAGGGCGGTGGCTGCTCCAATTCGCTGGGTTCGCGAAAGAGCTCCGTCTGCTCCATCAGCAGCATGAACAGCAGTGGCTCCAGCAACTCGCCGGGTCACCATCACTATCCTCGCTCTCTGTCGCAG TTTGTAACGCCCGCAATTCGCTTGAAACCTGGTGAATCCAGTGATAGTGGCTTTTGCTCATCGCCAGCTCTAACAACACAG GCTTCGAATGCAACGAATCAGACGGCAAATGTCTCCACCTGGCCCCCACATTCCCAGGACGTTGTGGACACCCTGCCACCGACCGCCGACCGTCCGCACACTATCTCGACGGCCTACGAGAAGGGTCACCAGCGTCCGCCGCTGACCGTCTACACGTTCCAGAACCCGGAGACCATTCACGAGTCGGGAAGCTGCCTCAACAACGGATCCGCTGCCCCGAATGGTCAGCCCGCCTCGGGACAGGCCACGCCGGCCACCCAGAAGTCTCCGGCTGCCTCACTAAGTCGGCCCCCTTTGCCAGTT CGCTGTTCTTCGCTGGAGCGACCGCTCTCGGCCCAGAGTAACCACCGCCAGGGAAGCGGGAGCAACCTGCTGCAGCGCCAGTGCCCCTCACCGATTCCGGCTCATATCACGAAAG gaggagcagcgggCGGTGGCTCCACGCGCATCGCACGTCGTTCGTCCATCAATCAGGCCAAGCCACCGCCGCCAGTGAGACGCAGCTCGTCGGTGACCCCCAGTCCCAATGCCTCGGTGGGG CTGCAgcaccaacagcaacaagaacACCACCAGCTAAGCAGCTCCAGCGAGCACTTACCGCCGCCGCCGGCATTCATGCTAGACGCCATGCCCCAAATGCCCCAGGTGCCCCAGATGCCCAGCTCGGCGCTGAAGGTATCGGAGACGGTAAGAGCCCTGGCAGCCATGCGGCACCAACCGGCATCGCCTGTGTCGCTCAGACgcatgcaacagcagcagcagcaacagcagcagcaacagcaacctcTATTGCAG TCTGTGCACCACCAATCCCCCCTGAACGATGACCCGACCGTCTACTACGACTCCTACTTGGATCTGCACGCCTATGCCCAGCAGATGACCAGCCAGCAACAACGCTTtaaccaccaccagcagcagcagcagcaaaatctTTATCTACCGCCTGTTTACCAAGCTCCGCCGCCAGCCGATGCC ACGTTCCGCACTTCATCACCAGCCGCTGGCGGAGGAGGGGGTGGCGGCGGCATTTACGCCCAGCCCAAACTGGTCAGCAGCATGTCCAGCTTCCGCACCAGCAGCCCCAGTCCCAATGGACATGCTCACCCACTGCCACCGACACAGCCAAAGACGAATCCGAATCTAATTGCACAGCTCAATGCACGACTCAGCggcaaacagcagcagcaggttgAGGGGATCTATGGAAACCAGCAGGCGCCCGGAGGAGAGTCCATCTACATGCGGAGTGGCCTGTCCACCATGTCGCAGCcgccacagcagcaacactatGACG
- the mim gene encoding AF4/FMR2 family member lilli isoform X6, with amino-acid sequence MDLSLERDSSALGSLFQQIINDMKNTSPLWEDFVAKAGKLHTCLRAAIQAIAAYLDAFQKIADAATNSRGASKEIGTALTRVCLRHKAVETRLKTFTSAIMDCLVQPLQDKIEDWKRTVATIDKDHAKEYKRCRSELKKRSSDTLRLQKKARKGQTDGLQSLMDSHMQDVTLRRAELEDVEKKSLRAAMVEERLRYCSFVHMLQPVVHEECEVMSELGHLQEAMQSIALVTKEPSVLPQASEELIHDAKASINLYPESPGGGSGSQGGGCSNSLGSRKSSVCSISSMNSSGSSNSPGHHHYPRSLSQFVTPAIRLKPGESSDSGFCSSPALTTQASNATNQTANVSTWPPHSQDVVDTLPPTADRPHTISTAYEKGHQRPPLTVYTFQNPETIHESGSCLNNGSAAPNGQPASGQATPATQKSPAASLSRPPLPVRCSSLERPLSAQSNHRQGSGSNLLQRQCPSPIPAHITKAAGTPSGSSLGGPGSSLGFVYQVSSPTPPSSEVLKITEQAAAGQDQGTVAEETDERSRASVLQKASMFEKAAAAAAVSPPAPNQVAPAVASPAAGGRRSEAEQQEMDKSFEDSIQALNNLIGELDSFQREIDEGKGGKPMSNSSSNNNQTTTSSSNSNSSSDNNNLPTSNIEPCAISNQTNSSGCGTDISDTTSDELAGDEMDARRRNRDRDMLGASDSELSRCYVSETSSLTGGLTAGGYENPTFAHFVANAASRDDAISLASDSVCLGQPRHAYVDTCSDSGSAVVVIYDHQIPNTPDIEFVKQNSEIVVLRTKDPQPQTLQLHEMRELQHLPANLAASPDSSPDSNGGGQAPATATVAPAKQRLSSFRATSEQQLQLLGRGSPQRGKATTEQSAQDQHFPQQQQDISQTVDPTRRQLPPKPTSLSIFNGPAPSVGDRPLVPRKSDFKADLDAKIRRQKQKVKQQLQQQQQSPQQQQAAQEPQHSPQSPQTRNCNVTNKPAANVTASPASASAFIDSHPNQNHRMPNQNQTATSNHKQSKTPALMALSPSSPRGHLPLSSSSLATTSSSSPSNAPPSMLPASDRPPAHPYVCSNAPANPHHANSISNANANLKPCITPRPASLSGGAAGGGSTRIARRSSINQAKPPPPVRRSSSVTPSPNASVGLQHQQQQEHHQLSSSSEHLPPPPAFMLDAMPQMPQVPQMPSSALKVSETVRALAAMRHQPASPVSLRRMQQQQQQQQQQQQPLLQSVHHQSPLNDDPTVYYDSYLDLHAYAQQMTSQQQRFNHHQQQQQQNLYLPPVYQAPPPADATFRTSSPAAGGGGGGGGIYAQPKLVSSMSSFRTSSPSPNGHAHPLPPTQPKTNPNLIAQLNARLSGKQQQQVEGIYGNQQAPGGESIYMRSGLSTMSQPPQQQHYDGKSSNQMQQQQQQQQHRIYASFGTSSSANNSTKQHQPSILTPTTSFNALPHFPLSSSTSSLLSKVSSFSNSSSASASASPPPTAAATGSANSHYQPPQPPADFATYSSSFTKNPAAAQSPNMRHAHSHQQYQQPQQQHYTCPPPLEDPPPPPIYAAGASATMPKKMARPPTGQNATLPKNMMQQQQRLQQQQQQHQQQYQQPAGLGIGNGNGHLGQRPQLPLPQQKLRAAQQQLLAEQQQHQLQQQQQQRQPPIPSRHSSVQQKIFVSTNPFIQTTAVKFHSPSASPTCGSPVTGSGSGSLASIYATTSRSGHHHQQQQHAHQQQQQHYYRDVAGGNSNGGAAYYNHNAHAHSQAHHSNYATSTNIEKTGSIRAKTKAEFLENLNAKLAKQGMSGRAFAVRNLINSKALPDPRICHESLMDQIKRGATLKRNQKINDRSAPKIH; translated from the exons ATGGATCTAAGTCTGGAACGCGATAGCTCCGCGCTGGGTAGTCTCTTCCAGCAGATTATCAATGACATGAAG AATACTTCGCCACTGTGGGAGGATTTTGTGGCTAAAGCCGGAAAACTGCACACATGCTTGAG GGCCGCCATCCAGGCGATCGCCGCCTATTTGGATGCCTTCCAAAAGATAGCCGATGCGGCGACCAATTCAAGAG GAGCCTCCAAGGAGATCGGCACCGCCCTGACCCGCGTCTGCCTGCGCCACAAGGCGGTGGAGACGCGCCTGAAGACCTTCACCAGCGCCATCATGGATTGCCTGGTGCAGCCGCTGCAGGACAAGATCGAGGACTGGAAGCGCACGGTGGCCACCATCGACAAGGACCATGCCAAAGAATACAAGCGGTGTCGCAGCGAGCTGAAGAAGCGTTCCAGCGACACGCTGCGCCTGCAGAAGAAGGCTCGCAAGGGTCAGACGGACGGGCTGCAGTCGCTAATGGACTCCCACATGCAGGACGTGACCCTGCGCCGCGCCGAGCTGGAGGACGTGGAGAAGAAGTCCCTGAGGGCGGCCATGGTGGAGGAGCGGCTGCGCTACTGCAGCTTCGTTCACATGCTCCAGCCGGTGGTGCACGAGGAGTGCGAGGTCATGTCGGAGTTGGGTCATCTTCAG GAGGCCATGCAGTCGATTGCCCTGGTAACCAAGGAGCCCAGTGTCCTGCCCCAGGCCTCCGAGGAGCTCATCCACGACGCCAAGGCCAGCATTAATCTGTATCCGGAGTCCCCGGGCGGCGGTTCCGGCTCGCAGGGCGGTGGCTGCTCCAATTCGCTGGGTTCGCGAAAGAGCTCCGTCTGCTCCATCAGCAGCATGAACAGCAGTGGCTCCAGCAACTCGCCGGGTCACCATCACTATCCTCGCTCTCTGTCGCAG TTTGTAACGCCCGCAATTCGCTTGAAACCTGGTGAATCCAGTGATAGTGGCTTTTGCTCATCGCCAGCTCTAACAACACAG GCTTCGAATGCAACGAATCAGACGGCAAATGTCTCCACCTGGCCCCCACATTCCCAGGACGTTGTGGACACCCTGCCACCGACCGCCGACCGTCCGCACACTATCTCGACGGCCTACGAGAAGGGTCACCAGCGTCCGCCGCTGACCGTCTACACGTTCCAGAACCCGGAGACCATTCACGAGTCGGGAAGCTGCCTCAACAACGGATCCGCTGCCCCGAATGGTCAGCCCGCCTCGGGACAGGCCACGCCGGCCACCCAGAAGTCTCCGGCTGCCTCACTAAGTCGGCCCCCTTTGCCAGTT CGCTGTTCTTCGCTGGAGCGACCGCTCTCGGCCCAGAGTAACCACCGCCAGGGAAGCGGGAGCAACCTGCTGCAGCGCCAGTGCCCCTCACCGATTCCGGCTCATATCACGAAAG CGGCAGGTACTCCCAGCGGCAGCAGTCTAGGTGGTCCTGGATCATCGCTGGGATTCGTTTACCAGGTCAGCTCACCGACGCCGCCTTCTAGTGAGGTGCTGAAGATCACCGAGCAGGCGGCAGCTGGACAGGATCAGGGAACGGTAGCAGAGGAGACGGATGAGCGGTCGCGAGCCTCCGTTCTGCAGAAGGCCTCGATGTTTGAGaaggcggcagcagcggcagcggtcTCGCCACCGGCTCCCAATCAGGTGGCTCCGGCAGTAGCTTCTCCAGCTGCCGGAGGACGACGATCCGAGGCGGAGCAACAGGAAATGG ACAAGTCTTTCGAAGATTCAATACAAGcactaaataatttaattggcgAACTAGACTCGTTCCAACGCGAGATCGATGAGGGCAAGGGCGGCAAGCCGatgagcaacagcagcagcaataacaACCAAACGacgaccagcagcagcaacagcaacagcagcagcgacaacaacaacctgCCCACCAGCAACATCGAGCCCTGCGCCATCAGCAATCAGACAAATTCGAGCGGCTGTGGAACTGACATATCGGACACCACGTCCGACGAACTGGCCGGCGACGAGATGGACGCCAGGCGGCGGAATCGAGATCGGGACATGCTGGGCGCCAGCGATTCGGAGCTGAGTCGCTGCTATGTGAGCGAGACGAGTTCGCTGACCGGTGGCCTAACGGCCGGCGGCTACGAGAATCCCACATTCGCGCACTTTGTGGCCAATGCTGCGAGTCGGGACGATGCCATTTCGCTGGCCTCGGACAGCGTCTGCCTGGGCCAGCCACGGCATGCCTACGTGGACACATGCAGCGACAGCGGCAGTGCCGTGGTGGTGATCTACGACCATCAGATTCCCAACACGCCGGACATTGAGTTCGTCAAGCAGAATTCGGAGATTGTGGTGCTGCGCACCAAGGATCCGCAGCCCCAGACGCTGCAGCTGCACGAGATGCGCGAGCTGCAGCATTTGCCGGCCAATTTGGCCGCTTCGCCGGACTCCTCGCCGGACTCCAACGGCGGTGGCCAGGCGCCGGCGACAGCAACTGTGGCGCCCGCCAAGCAGCGACTCTCCTCGTTTCGCGCCACCAGTGAGCAGCAGCTACAGCTCCTCGGACGCGGCAGTCCGCAAAGAGGTAAAGCAACCACTGAGCAGTCGGCACAGGACCAGCATTtcccacagcagcagcaggatatTAGCCAGACAGTAGATCCCACGAGGCGCCAGCTGCCGCCAAAGCCCACCAGCTTGAGCATTTTCAATGGCCCCGCGCCCAGTGTGGGCGATAGGCCGCTGGTGCCCCGAAAGTCCGACTTTAAGGCCGATCTAGATGCGAAAATACGCAGGCAAAAGCAGAAGGTTaagcagcagttgcagcagcagcaacaatcgccgcagcagcagcaagcaGCACAAGAACCGCAACACTCACCACAGTCGCCCCAAACCAGAAACTGTAATGTCACTAATAAACCAGCCGCCAATGTTACTGCATCccctgcatctgcatctgcattcATCGATTCGCATCCGAACCAAAATCATAGAATGCCAAACCAAAATCAGACAGCCACATCCAATCACAAGCAAAGCAAGACGCCCGCATTAATGGCATTGTCACCGTCATCACCTCGCGGCCATCTACCATTATCATCGTCATCGCTAGCCACCacttcatcatcatcgccatcAAATGCTCCGCCATCGATGTTGCCCGCCAGTGACCGACCACCCGCCCATCCATATGTGTGCTCCAATGCCCCAGCCAATCCCCATCATGCCAATAGCATTTCCAATGCCAATGCCAATCTCAAGCCGTGCATTACGCCCCGGCCGGCCTCGTTGTCGG gaggagcagcgggCGGTGGCTCCACGCGCATCGCACGTCGTTCGTCCATCAATCAGGCCAAGCCACCGCCGCCAGTGAGACGCAGCTCGTCGGTGACCCCCAGTCCCAATGCCTCGGTGGGG CTGCAgcaccaacagcaacaagaacACCACCAGCTAAGCAGCTCCAGCGAGCACTTACCGCCGCCGCCGGCATTCATGCTAGACGCCATGCCCCAAATGCCCCAGGTGCCCCAGATGCCCAGCTCGGCGCTGAAGGTATCGGAGACGGTAAGAGCCCTGGCAGCCATGCGGCACCAACCGGCATCGCCTGTGTCGCTCAGACgcatgcaacagcagcagcagcaacagcagcagcaacagcaacctcTATTGCAG TCTGTGCACCACCAATCCCCCCTGAACGATGACCCGACCGTCTACTACGACTCCTACTTGGATCTGCACGCCTATGCCCAGCAGATGACCAGCCAGCAACAACGCTTtaaccaccaccagcagcagcagcagcaaaatctTTATCTACCGCCTGTTTACCAAGCTCCGCCGCCAGCCGATGCC ACGTTCCGCACTTCATCACCAGCCGCTGGCGGAGGAGGGGGTGGCGGCGGCATTTACGCCCAGCCCAAACTGGTCAGCAGCATGTCCAGCTTCCGCACCAGCAGCCCCAGTCCCAATGGACATGCTCACCCACTGCCACCGACACAGCCAAAGACGAATCCGAATCTAATTGCACAGCTCAATGCACGACTCAGCggcaaacagcagcagcaggttgAGGGGATCTATGGAAACCAGCAGGCGCCCGGAGGAGAGTCCATCTACATGCGGAGTGGCCTGTCCACCATGTCGCAGCcgccacagcagcaacactatGACGGTAAATCATCAAATcaaatgcagcagcaacagcagcagcagcagcatagAATTTACGCTAGTTTCGGCACCTCATCGTCAGCCAACAACAGCACTAAACAGCATCAGCCGTCCATTCTAACACCGACCACCTCTTTCAATGCCTTGCCCCACTTTCCCCTGTCTTCATCCACATCATCGTTGCTATCGAAAGTCAGCTCATTCTCGAACTCttcatccgcatccgcatctgcATCCCCACCGCCAACGGCAGCGGCCACCGGCTCGGCCAACTCGCATTATCAGCCACCTCAGCCGCCGGCTGACTTTGCCACCTACTCAAGTTCGTTTACCAAAAATCCAGCAGCTGCTCAATCGCCGAACATGAGACATGCCCATTCCCATCAGCAATatcagcagccgcagcagcagcactacACCTGTCCGCCTCCGCTGGAGGAtccgccaccgccgcccatTTACGCCGCCGGTGCCTCGGCCACGATGCCCAAGAAGATGGCCCGCCCGCCCACTGGCCAGAATGCCACGCTGCCCAAGAACatgatgcagcagcagcaacgattgcagcaacagcagcagcaacatcagcagcaataTCAACAGCCGGCAGGTTTGGGCATTGGCAACGGCAATGGTCACTTGGGTCAGCGTCCGCAGTTGCCGCTGCCCCAGCAGAAACTTCGCGCGGCACAGCAGCAACTCTTGGccgaacagcagcaacatcagctgcagcagcaacaacagcaacgccAGCCACCCATACCTTCGCGTCACTCGAGTGTGCAGCAAAAGATATTCGTCTCGACGAATCCATTCATACAGACAACGGCCGTCAAATTTCACTCGCCCTCAGCCTCGCCCACTTGCGGCTCGCCGGTGACTGGATCTGGATCAGGGTCCTTGGCCAGCATTTATGCCACAACCTCGCGTAGCGGCCAccatcaccagcagcagcaacatgctcaccagcagcagcagcaacactatTATCGCGATGTTGCTGGGGGCAACAGCAATGGCGGCGCTGCCTACTATAATCACAATGCCCATGCCCATTCCCAGGCACATCACTCAA